The following coding sequences are from one Lycium ferocissimum isolate CSIRO_LF1 chromosome 3, AGI_CSIRO_Lferr_CH_V1, whole genome shotgun sequence window:
- the LOC132049448 gene encoding uncharacterized protein LOC132049448 isoform X1, which translates to MPRGFHRMRLNCCSDSKFFSSLPPLSPIPLPSSRETHLWYVIPNEVKGEPLMNKYMEILSPCEKENVLSMQGEELRTSALLARTLVRTTIARYQINSSISPKSLKFRRNIHGKPEVDWQQCDHCGAPPLHFNISHTSSLVACGVTINSPIGVDVEAKKRTVKHNVLNLARRYFSEHELEVLSAVKDPRLQHQEFMKLWTLKEAYVKALGRGFSASPFNTFTIRFGSAIGVTSHNNNISSVIPQASEISVDDPSDQTGNWEFMLLELAGSHYAAICTEKDLINEGNRKAPMKLTVWKTIPFVEDKCVSGTETVHILFGSR; encoded by the exons ATGCCACGTGGGTTTCACAGAATGAGGTTAAATTGTTGCAGTGATAGTAAATTCTTCAGTTCTTTACCCCCTTTGTCTCCTATTCCACTCCCATCTTCAAG GGAGACACATCTTTGGTATGTAATACCTAATGAAGTGAAGGGTGAACCTCTTATGAACAAATATATGGAAATTCTATCCCCATGtgagaaagaaaatgtgttaagTATGCAAGGAGAGGAGCTGAGGACAAGTGCTTTACTCGCCCGTACGCTTGTTAGAACCACCATTGCAAGAT ATCAGATAAATTCTTCAATCTCACCCAAATCCCTCAAGTTTAGGAGGAACATTCATGGGAAGCCTGAG GTAGATTGGCAACAATGTGATCATTGTGGCGCCCCTCCTTTGCATTTCAACATCTCGCATACATCGTCTCTGGTAGCCTGTGGTGTGACAATAAATTCTCCT ATTGGTGTTGACGTGGAAGCAAAGAAAAGGACTGTAAAGCACAATGTTTTGAATTTGGCTAGAAGATACTTCTCAGAACATGAACTTGAAGTGTTGTCTGCTGTTAAAGATCCTCGTCTTCAGCACCAGGAGTTTATGAAGTTATGGACACTAAAG GAGGCATATGTGAAAGCACTGGGGAGAGGTTTTTCAGCTTCACCTTTCAACACATTTACGATTCGTTTTGGAAGTGCTATTGGAGTAACCtctcacaacaacaacatatccagtgtaatcccacag GCATCTGAAATATCAGTGGATGATCCCAGTGACCAGACAGGCAATTGGGAGTTTATGCTCCTGGAGTTGGCTGGTTCTCATTATGCAGCCATTTGCACGGAAAAGGATCTCATAAATGAAG GTAATAGGAAAGCTCCTATGAAGTTAACAGTCTGGAAGACAATTCCGTTTGTTGAAGACAAGTGTGTGTCTGGAACAGAGACAGTTCATATACTTTTTGGCTCGAGATAA
- the LOC132049448 gene encoding uncharacterized protein LOC132049448 isoform X2, protein MPRGFHRMRLNCCSDSKFFSSLPPLSPIPLPSSRETHLWYVIPNEVKGEPLMNKYMEILSPCEKENVLSMQGEELRTSALLARTLVRTTIARYQINSSISPKSLKFRRNIHGKPEVDWQQCDHCGAPPLHFNISHTSSLVACGVTINSPIGVDVEAKKRTVKHNVLNLARRYFSEHELEVLSAVKDPRLQHQEFMKLWTLKEAYVKALGRGFSASPFNTFTIRFGSAIGVTSHNNNISSVIPQASEISVDDPSDQTGNWEFMLLELAGSHYAAICTEKDLINEEKR, encoded by the exons ATGCCACGTGGGTTTCACAGAATGAGGTTAAATTGTTGCAGTGATAGTAAATTCTTCAGTTCTTTACCCCCTTTGTCTCCTATTCCACTCCCATCTTCAAG GGAGACACATCTTTGGTATGTAATACCTAATGAAGTGAAGGGTGAACCTCTTATGAACAAATATATGGAAATTCTATCCCCATGtgagaaagaaaatgtgttaagTATGCAAGGAGAGGAGCTGAGGACAAGTGCTTTACTCGCCCGTACGCTTGTTAGAACCACCATTGCAAGAT ATCAGATAAATTCTTCAATCTCACCCAAATCCCTCAAGTTTAGGAGGAACATTCATGGGAAGCCTGAG GTAGATTGGCAACAATGTGATCATTGTGGCGCCCCTCCTTTGCATTTCAACATCTCGCATACATCGTCTCTGGTAGCCTGTGGTGTGACAATAAATTCTCCT ATTGGTGTTGACGTGGAAGCAAAGAAAAGGACTGTAAAGCACAATGTTTTGAATTTGGCTAGAAGATACTTCTCAGAACATGAACTTGAAGTGTTGTCTGCTGTTAAAGATCCTCGTCTTCAGCACCAGGAGTTTATGAAGTTATGGACACTAAAG GAGGCATATGTGAAAGCACTGGGGAGAGGTTTTTCAGCTTCACCTTTCAACACATTTACGATTCGTTTTGGAAGTGCTATTGGAGTAACCtctcacaacaacaacatatccagtgtaatcccacag GCATCTGAAATATCAGTGGATGATCCCAGTGACCAGACAGGCAATTGGGAGTTTATGCTCCTGGAGTTGGCTGGTTCTCATTATGCAGCCATTTGCACGGAAAAGGATCTCATAAATGAAG aaAAAAGGTGA
- the LOC132049448 gene encoding uncharacterized protein LOC132049448 isoform X3, producing MPRGFHRMRLNCCSDSKFFSSLPPLSPIPLPSSRETHLWYVIPNEVKGEPLMNKYMEILSPCEKENVLSMQGEELRTSALLARTLVRTTIARYQINSSISPKSLKFRRNIHGKPEVDWQQCDHCGAPPLHFNISHTSSLVACGVTINSPIGVDVEAKKRTVKHNVLNLARRYFSEHELEVLSAVKDPRLQHQEFMKLWTLKASEISVDDPSDQTGNWEFMLLELAGSHYAAICTEKDLINEGNRKAPMKLTVWKTIPFVEDKCVSGTETVHILFGSR from the exons ATGCCACGTGGGTTTCACAGAATGAGGTTAAATTGTTGCAGTGATAGTAAATTCTTCAGTTCTTTACCCCCTTTGTCTCCTATTCCACTCCCATCTTCAAG GGAGACACATCTTTGGTATGTAATACCTAATGAAGTGAAGGGTGAACCTCTTATGAACAAATATATGGAAATTCTATCCCCATGtgagaaagaaaatgtgttaagTATGCAAGGAGAGGAGCTGAGGACAAGTGCTTTACTCGCCCGTACGCTTGTTAGAACCACCATTGCAAGAT ATCAGATAAATTCTTCAATCTCACCCAAATCCCTCAAGTTTAGGAGGAACATTCATGGGAAGCCTGAG GTAGATTGGCAACAATGTGATCATTGTGGCGCCCCTCCTTTGCATTTCAACATCTCGCATACATCGTCTCTGGTAGCCTGTGGTGTGACAATAAATTCTCCT ATTGGTGTTGACGTGGAAGCAAAGAAAAGGACTGTAAAGCACAATGTTTTGAATTTGGCTAGAAGATACTTCTCAGAACATGAACTTGAAGTGTTGTCTGCTGTTAAAGATCCTCGTCTTCAGCACCAGGAGTTTATGAAGTTATGGACACTAAAG GCATCTGAAATATCAGTGGATGATCCCAGTGACCAGACAGGCAATTGGGAGTTTATGCTCCTGGAGTTGGCTGGTTCTCATTATGCAGCCATTTGCACGGAAAAGGATCTCATAAATGAAG GTAATAGGAAAGCTCCTATGAAGTTAACAGTCTGGAAGACAATTCCGTTTGTTGAAGACAAGTGTGTGTCTGGAACAGAGACAGTTCATATACTTTTTGGCTCGAGATAA